In Aspergillus luchuensis IFO 4308 DNA, chromosome 1, nearly complete sequence, the following are encoded in one genomic region:
- a CDS encoding fungal specific transcription factor domain-containing protein (COG:K;~EggNog:ENOG410PP1W;~InterPro:IPR007219;~go_function: GO:0003677 - DNA binding [Evidence IEA];~go_function: GO:0008270 - zinc ion binding [Evidence IEA];~go_process: GO:0006351 - transcription, DNA-templated [Evidence IEA]), whose protein sequence is MTKPRDRPKSGRPKRRPLGSSGPRSLPARDHSLRESISSSSTARTAPRAETQFFGSTAFPAIISDDQNVVGRYLGQLSAQEFSSGPGCPNYQEKYTEKQISEGTKVLNLLFEFPGFADSICRYLELSYTCMVPHPFIKACIESIQETMQRFKGNRLKQLVVTLFANTAKPLDAFTTLPAEDYHTLFTGPNIRWEIIGFILAILGVSLKYDVNKRSKPSETSQSDQKPDFIHRLAEGVDYCTAVCNNYNCVSPQALWLLYGNACLKNLVYGDMSFQLWRCMGDVSSMFFALGLHQEESGLESTYPFYQVELRRRYAAQIYSMDKTISTFLGRPPRISGSYCASTMPADIDDEILLLEGDELDNALRNVDANGWNMDREFRGATWRRIKLIISQFREEILGLCLGTRLSIGNEALARDILARQEAVWDQIPQELKYDETTGSQHIPPPQRYVVMTTYMDQKYTCFLLHRKLLNETQWTREPLYRISRSLLNTVLQVVSLSDQVSNMQRDISWPVSATVFIVDTQLISYQDALLRATRSQYPGSGPIEAPASFIQYFESGNQGDSSSRSHTKPRCVCLKSSKEHQSKRSQR, encoded by the exons ATGACCAAACCGCGCGACAGGCCTAAGTCTGGACGGCCGAAAAGGCGGCCCTTGGGCTCCTCGGGCCCGAGATCCCTGCCTGCTCGTGATCACTCACTGAGGGAGAGCatatcttcgtcatcgacAGCTAGGACCGCTCCTCGCGCAGAAACTCAATTCTTCGGCTCGACAGCCTTCCCAGCAATCATCAGTGACGATCAAAATGTTGTTGGTCGCTATCTGGGGCAGCTCTCCGCCCAGGAATTTTCTTCTGGTCCAGGTTGTCCAAACTACCAAGAGAAGTATACAGAGAAACAGATTTCGGAGGGTACTAAGGTGTTGAATTTGCTGTTCGAATTTCCGGGCTTTGCAGACAGTATTTGCAGATACCTCGAACTTTCTTATACGTGCATGGTGCCGCATCCATTTATCAAGGCCTGTATCGAATCGATACAAGAAACTATGCAAAGGTTTAAGGGCAATCGCCTAAAGCAACTTGTTGTGACTCTGTTCGCAAATACTGCCAAGCCTTTAGATGCATTCACAACTCTGCCGGCAGAGGACTATCACACCTTGTTCACTGGGCCTAATATCAGATGGGAGATCATTGGCTTCATCCTTGCCATTCTTGGAGTGTCACTTAAATATGACGTCAATAAACGAAGCAAACCCTCAGAAACATCACAATCTGACCAGAAGCCGGATTTCATCCATCGACTCGCTGAAGGCGTCGATTATTGTACGGCCGTTTGTAACAATTACAACTGTGTTAGCCCCCAAGCATTATGGTTACTTTATGGGAATGCCTGTTTGAAAAATCTGGTCTACGGTGACATGA GCTTCCAATTATGGCGCTGCATGGGTGATGTCTCAAGCATGTTCTTCGCGCTCGGACTTCACCAGGAGGAATCCGGACTCGAGTCAACCTATCCTTTCTACCAAGTTGAGTTGAGAAGGAGATATGCAGCCCAAATATATTCAATGGACAAAACAATCAGTACATTCCTCGGCCGCCCGCCCAGAATTTCGGGATCTTACTGCGCCAGTACCATGCCCGCTGATATCGACGACGAGATACTGTTGCTAGAGGGAGACGAACTAGATAATGCATTGCGCAATGTCGATGCGAACGGCTGGAATATGGATCGAGAATTTCGTGGTGCAACCTGGAGAAGAATAAAGCTTATTATCAGTCAGTTTCGGGAGGAAATACTTGGACTTTGTCTCGGTACGCGACTCTCTATTGGAAATGAGGCTTTGGCAAG GGATATACTGGCTCGACAGGAAGCTGTATGGGACCAGATTCCACAGGAGCTCAAGTACGACGAAACCACTGGATCACAGCACATACCGCCCCCTCAGCGATATGTTGTGATGACTACCTACATGGATCAAAAATATACCTGCTTCTTGTTGCACCGAAAGCTTTTGAACGAGACGCAGTGGACGCGGGAGCCATTGTACAGGATTTCGAGGTCACTGCTGAATACGGTCTTGCAGGTAGTGTCGCTCTCTGATCAGGTATCCAACATGCAGCGAGATATATCCTGGCCTGTAAGTGCTACTGTCTTTATCGTAGACACACAACTGATTTCGTATCAAGATGCTCTATTACGGGCTACCAGGAGCCAGTATCCTGGCAGTGGACCTATTGAAGCACCTGCATCCTTCATTCAATACTTCGAATCCGGAAATCAAGGTGATTCCTCGAGCCGAAGTCATACAAAACCTCGCTGTGTTTGTCTCAAATCTTCAAAGGAGCATCAATCGAAGAGAAGTCAACGGTGA
- a CDS encoding putative 3-beta hydroxysteroid dehydrogenase/isomerase (COG:V;~EggNog:ENOG410PN7G;~InterPro:IPR036291,IPR001509;~PFAM:PF13460,PF01073,PF01370;~go_function: GO:0003824 - catalytic activity [Evidence IEA]), producing the protein MSSGLVFITGATGFIGSAVAIKALQAGYSLRMSVRKEEQIPKLKAALSEYEDRIEFVITPDITQQSSFAGKLDGAKYVLHIASPLPHGTNPETYFGPAVKGTTALLKEAAKVSSIKKVVITSSIAALIPMTGLPKEGVIKENNDWDLSVDQTADLTGANDQETSMQLYHASKLLANQASWDFKKTDNPSFSLVSLHPAYVFGRNALQTTAEDLSGTNGLFFLTVAGGKPMISTTGVHIDDVAEAHVKALADNIPDGSSYLLAGKKFNWKDVAEIVKKEYPHLGFNISTDISGESSWPVDTTKAETELGMQWRSVEQITRDVIDQQIELRSQGNL; encoded by the exons ATGTCCTCCGGTCTCGTCTTTATCACTGGAGCAACCGGCTTCATCGGCAGTGCCGTTGCTATCAAGGCTCTACAAGCTGGCTATAGTCTGCGCATGAGCGTTCGCAAGGAAGAACAGATTCCTAAACTAAAGGCGGCACTCTCTGAGTATGAAGACAGAATCGAATTTGTCATCACCCCGGATATAACCCAGCAGTCTTCCTTTGCCGGGAAGCTAGATGGAGCTAAATATGTGCTGCATATCGCTTCGCCCTTGCCCCATGGAACCAACCCCGAGACATACTTCGGCCCAGCCGTCAAGGGCACCACGGCTCTCCTAAAGGAGGCTGCTAAAGTTAGCAGCATTAAGAAGGTGGTGATTACTTCCTCAATTGCCGCTTTGATACCTATGACGGGTCTTCCCAAGGAAGGGGTCATTAAAG AGAACAATGACTGGGACTTGTCAGTCGATCAGACTGCTGACTTGACTGGTGCCAACGACCAAGAAACGAGCATGCAGCTCTACCATGCATCTAAGCTTCTCGCAAATCAAGCAAGCTGGGACTTCAAGAAGACCGACAACCCTAGTTTTTCCCTTGTGTCTCTCCACCCTGCCTATGTGTTTGGACGCAATGCCCTCCAGACCACTGCCGAGGATCTGAGTGGCACTAAtggccttttcttcctcaccgTTGCCGGTGGGAAACCCATGATCAGTACCACTGGTGTTCATATCGACGATGTTGCCGAGGCCCATGTCAAGGCCTTAGCCGACAATATCCCGGACGGGTCCTCGTACTTGCTCGCTGGGAAGAAGTTCAACTGGAAGGACGTGGCAGAgatcgtgaagaaggagTACCCGCACCTGGGCTTCAATATCTCAACCGATATTTCTGGAGAGTCGAGTTGGCCTGTTGATACGACCAAGGCGGAGACAGAATTGGGGATGCAGTGGCGGTCGGTGGAGCAGATAACGAGGGATGTTATTGACCAGCAGATCGAGCTGCGCAGCCAAGGTAACCTCTAA
- a CDS encoding uncharacterized protein (COG:Q;~EggNog:ENOG410PXEZ;~InterPro:IPR042099,IPR000873,IPR020845): MINTMSSHRKDNIGELIEFARSHSPFYQRVLEHVPAGAKSVTDLPVIDPDEYWKANTSNPNGVMTRPLIDGTVMRSGGSTGTPKQVVMTKQELSTHGKVTANAMAHGCGFLPGDRVANMSFHGSLYGSFMLLNTALLELPIPIVHLPISGNESIDMMAHYMKKFDATVLIANVSTTRRLAEYFTSISETLPSLRLILYTGECFTKELRPVYRAAFPNATIYVREYGGIDFGHVGIPAQPFKNEDDDIKPIYKVLAPLVIFEILDEDGNPIITPGVRGNVVITSLLKRQQPLLRYPVGDIASWVDYDAETFYIHGRDAVSIKIATTHLPVAYLRELIVRVLGQGKASGSQFVVRLLKETHEQALVLRIVAPEPENASVIANAFEEILCEESPTWKKNRKVKNIAPLQIEWIEGKDLITNAGSGKLRDIVDERFSNGV, from the coding sequence ATGATAAACACAATGTCATCTCATCGGAAGGATAACATCGGCGAACTCATCGAATTCGCTCGTTCCCATTCCCCGTTTTACCAACGCGTTCTTGAACATGTTCCGGCAGGCGCCAAAAGTGTGACTGACCTTCCTGTCATCGACCCCGACGAATACTGGAAGGCGAACACGTCCAATCCCAATGGGGTAATGACTCGGCCTCTGATTGACGGCACAGTCATGCGCAGTGGCGGTTCCACTGGCACTCCCAAGCAAGTTGTCATGACCAAACAAGAGCTGTCAACTCATGGCAAAGTCACCGCCAATGCGATGGCTCATGGCTGTGGCTTCCTCCCTGGCGACCGTGTGGCGAACATGTCCTTCCACGGCTCTCTGTATGGAAGTTTCATGCTCTTGAATACAGCGCTACTCGAACTTCCTATACCAATTGTGCACTTGCCTATTAGCGGAAACGAATCCATTGACATGATGGCCCACTACATGAAGAAATTCGATGCTACTGTCCTCATTGCCAACGTTTCAACCACGCGTCGTCTGGCGGAATACTTCACTTCCATTAGCGAGACTCTTCCCAGTCTTCGGCTGATCTTGTACACGGGCGAATGCTTTACCAAGGAGCTCCGTCCGGTTTACCGTGCAGCCTTCCCGAACGCCACCATTTATGTCCGCGAATACGGTGGTATCGATTTTGGACACGTGGGCATTCCAGCACAGCCCTTCaagaatgaagatgacgacatTAAGCCCATCTACAAAGTCTTGGCGCCCTTAGTTATCTTTGAAATCTTGGACGAGGATGGCAATCCAATCATTACACCCGGAGTCAGGGGAAACGTGGTCATCACTAGCTTGCTGAAGAGGCAGCAACCATTGCTTCGCTACCCTGTTGGTGATATTGCTTCTTGGGTTGATTACGATGCGGAAACATTTTACATCCACGGACGTGATGCTGTCAGCATTAAGATCGCCACTACACATCTACCTGTCGCCTATCTTAGAGAATTGATCGTGAGGGTCCTTGGTCAAGGGAAGGCCTCAGGAAGCCAGTTCGTTGTGCGGCTTCTGAAAGAGACCCACGAGCAGGCGCTTGTCCTGAGGATTGTcgcgccagagccagagaatGCATCCGTCATAGCGAATGCGTTTGAAGAAATCTTGTGCGAGGAGAGCCCTacctggaagaagaaccgGAAAGTGAAGAACATTGCGCCGTTGCAGATTGAATGGATCGAGGGCAAGGATCTGATTACGAATGCCGGCAGCGGGAAGTTACGCGACATTGTGGATGAGCGGTTTTCGAATGGAGTATGA
- a CDS encoding uncharacterized protein (COG:G;~EggNog:ENOG410PVPW;~InterPro:IPR020846,IPR011701,IPR036259;~TransMembrane:4 (i44-65o85-104i116-134o140-158i);~go_function: GO:0022857 - transmembrane transporter activity [Evidence IEA];~go_process: GO:0055085 - transmembrane transport [Evidence IEA]), whose translation MGQDEEIVKQEECASDSVADDKLVTWDGPDDPENPKNWSTRRKWLAVISISGFVLMSPLPTTIVSPAIDTIAEELNVTVTVQKPMVMSIFLLGYAIGPMFISPLSEIWGRTRVLQSFNFVFLVFNTACGVARSIEQLLAFRFFAGLFGSCTVGVGYQLPKVFVLC comes from the exons ATGGGtcaagatgaagaaatcGTCAAGCAGGAAGAGTGTGCGAGTGATAGCGTTGCCGATGATAAACTT GTCACCTGGGACGGGCCTGATGACCCAGAGAACCCGAAGAATTGGTCTACTCGTCGGAAGTGGCTAGCAGTGATCTCAATCTCTGGCTTCGTTCTGATGAGTCCGCTTCCAACTACTATTGTCTCTCCGGCGATAGACACCATTGCTGAAGAACTCAATGTCACAGTGACGGTTCAGAAGCCTATGGTTATGTCCATCTTTCTCCTTGGCTATGCCATTGGGCCCATGTTTATTAGTCCCTTGTCTGAGATCTGGGGACGGACACGGGTACTACAGTCATTCAACTTTGTGTTTCTGGTCTTCAATACTGCGTGTGGTGTGGCCAGGAGCATTGAGCAATTACTTGCCTTTCGGTTCTTTGCTGGACTATTTGGGAGTTGTACGGTTGGTGTAGGTTACCAATTGCCCAAAGTATTTGTTTTATGTTGA
- a CDS encoding bZIP transcription factor (InterPro:IPR004827;~go_function: GO:0003700 - DNA-binding transcription factor activity [Evidence IEA];~go_process: GO:0006355 - regulation of transcription, DNA-templated [Evidence IEA]), producing the protein MDSFLDPNMTEIRLQPCPSQRKRIQNRMAQRKFREKAKAQKQSHPPDNQANTIGNGKSHDAPPNLPSRITDPEPHDNGYAYLTSGNHVGPLSAFACSIPGLLADNVQESNHNIWEDAIFTLPESIEQSPYDLQTSSLEEQFLKPCSPTGADCSILDPNLAFFDRPQDQQKGQRPEERHRCRPTINTCHCDRGHPNPPKHAHRIVQYQRAKLLYQTEQLLEKVESLYDVGISLGVLVDNNHLRDLIRRAIEGFRSQRGLETYNRTEEHLGAQ; encoded by the exons ATGGACTCATTTCTAGACCCCAATATGACAGAGATCAGATTACAACCATGTCCATCACAACGAAAAAGAATCCAAAACCGCATGGCGCAGCGGAAATTTC GCGAAAAAGCTAAAGCCCAGAAACAATCACATCCTCCAGACAATCAAGCCAATACTATTGGCAATGGAAAAAGCCACGATGCACCGCCCAATCTGCCGTCACGGATAACGGACCCTGAGCCCCACGATAACGGGTATGCATACTTGACATCGGGGAACCATGTTGGACCTTTGTCTGCATTCGCCTGCAGTATTCCAGGCCTCCTGGCAGACAATGTACAAGAGTCCAATCACAATATATGGGAAGATGCTATCTTCACACTACCGGAAAGTATCGAACAATCACCATATGATTTACAGACATCAAGCCTTGAAGAGCAATTTCTCAA GCCTTGTTCTCCTACCGGAGCCGACTGCAGTATCCTTGACCCCAATTTGGCGTTCTTCGATAGACCACAAGACCAACAGAAAGGGCAACGTCCAGAGGAGAGGCATAGATGCAGACCTACAATTAATACCTGTCATTGTGATCGT GGACATCCTAATCCACCGAAGCACGCCCACAGAATCGTTCAGTACCAAAGAGCAAAGTTATTATATCAGACTGAACAGCTTCTCGAGAAAGTTGAGTCACTATACGATGTCGGCATCTCACTTGGTGTTTTGGTAGACAATAACCACCTCCGGGATCTTATTAGGAGAGCGATAGAAGGATTTCGTTCCCAGCGGGGTTTGGAAACGTACAATCGTACCGAGGAACACCTTGGGGCGCAATAA
- a CDS encoding uncharacterized protein (COG:G;~EggNog:ENOG410PVPW;~InterPro:IPR011701,IPR036259;~PFAM:PF07690;~TransMembrane:7 (o21-41i105-123o135-155i176-195o201-223i235-257o269-290i);~go_function: GO:0022857 - transmembrane transporter activity [Evidence IEA];~go_process: GO:0055085 - transmembrane transport [Evidence IEA]): MGQVLGPIAGGFLTERTSWRWAFYATSIIDGCVQLFGLLFLDESYTPVLLRRKRDRLTKEGATGLYTEHDFPSDSKLELMRTIMIRPIKLLSTQPIVQVMALYQGYLYGNIYILYSSIAVLWTTRYHEKLDIASLHYLALGLGTAFAAEVATHINDRIFRILTKRNGGKGLPEFRIPIMIPATVILSIGLFWYGWSAEARIFWLMPDIGIALFAAAAYICTVSNNIYVVDTYGRYSASALAATSMLRCLAGFVFPLFSPYAYERIGYGWTSSILGIIALCIGLTGVIFIWKFGHVLRKKSPYCASRDVDDC, encoded by the exons ATGGGACAAGTCTTGGGCCCTATTGCCGGGGGCTTTTTGACAGAGCGCACGTCATGGCGTTGGGCGTTCTACGCAACGTCCATCATAGACGGCTGCGTGCAGCTCTtcggccttctcttcctcgacgaGTCATACACGCCCGTTCTTCTCCGAAGGAAAAGGGACCGCCTTACGAAAGAAGGAGCCACAGGCCTTTACACAGAACACGACTTCCCAAGCGACTCAAAGCTTGAACTGATGCGGACAATCATGATCCGCCCAATCAAGCTTCTCTCAACGCAACCCATAGTGCAAGTCATGGCATTGTATCAAGGCTACCTCTACGGTAACATCTACATCCTCTATTCCTCTATCGCAGTCCTCTGGACAACCCGTTACCACGAGAAACTTGACATAGCATCACTCCACTACCTCGCACTGGGCCTAGGAACAGCCTTCGCAGCAGAAGTAGCAACCCACATCAACGACCGCATATTCCGCATTCTAACTAAGCGGAACGGCGGCAAAGGTCTGCCTGAGTTTCGCATACCCATCATGATACCAGCCACAGTTATCCTGTCTATTGGTCTCTTCTGGTACGGCTGGAGTGCGGAAGCCCGTATATTCTGGCTGATGCCGGATATTGGCATTGCGCTGTTCGCGGCCGCCGCGTACATATGCACGGTCTCGAATAATATCTACGTGGTGGATACGTATGGGCGATACTCTGCTAGTGCGCTTGCTGCGACGTCAATGCTCCGGTGTCTGGCGGGATTTGTATTTCCGTTGTTCTCTCCATATGC ATATGAACGGATAGGGTATGGCTGGACCTCAAGCATACTTGGTATCATTGCACTGTGCATTGGTCTGACTGGCGTTATATTCATTTGGAAGTTTGGGCATGtattgaggaagaagagccctTATTGTGCTAGtcgtgatgttgatgattgttGA
- a CDS encoding uncharacterized protein (COG:E;~EggNog:ENOG410PGQW;~InterPro:IPR023603,IPR001597,IPR015424,IPR015421, IPR015422;~PFAM:PF01212;~go_function: GO:0003824 - catalytic activity [Evidence IEA];~go_function: GO:0016829 - lyase activity [Evidence IEA];~go_process: GO:0006520 - cellular amino acid metabolic process [Evidence IEA]), whose protein sequence is MTIVRQTEHPVEVHDAGLPQNNWSTPGRAAYDFRSDFVTSPNMSMLESIVNTTLLDDEMMEDPTTNYFQEWMAQLTGHERALLTYSGTMSNQVALRTALTTPPYSILADHRSHILNMEAGGAATLCGALIHGVIPANGHHLTLEDIKKHFIFKKDIYDCPTRVISLENTLFGTVMPLDEIRDISAWAKLQDPPVHMHLDGARLWEAVVAGAGTLGQFCECFDSVSLCFTKGLGAPIGSVIVGNTEFITRARWMRKLLGGGLRQTGIISAPMCVALKEVFLGGKLKRCQERAKYISMMWERLGGSLMRPTETNMMWMNLNDGKVDKKAFQRVAKELGLKVHEKERLEGRLVVHYQISDDAIKKLEIAMRAALNC, encoded by the exons ATGACCATTGTCCGCCAGACCGAACACCCAGTAGAGGTTCACGATGCCGGCCTCCCACAGAACAACTGGAGTACACCCGGCCGAGCCGCATACGACTTCCGGTCTGACTTTGTTACCTCCCCGAATATGAGCATGCTCGAATCCATCGTCAATACAACACTTCTCGAcgatgagatgatggaggatcCGACCACTAACTATTTCCAGGAGTGGATGGCTCAATTGACAGGCCACGAGAGAGCGCTTCTTACTTATTCTGGGACGATGAGCAATCAGGTGGCACTCCGGACAGCTCTCACCACCCCACCATACTCCATCCTTGCGGACCATCGAAGCCATATCCTCAACATGGAGGCAGGTGGGGCAGCGACTCTTTGTGGCGCTCTGATTCACGGTGTCATTCCAGCAAACGGCCATCATTTGACGCTAGAAGATATCAAAAAGCACTTCATATTCAAGAAGGATATCT ATGACTGTCCCACCCGCGTTATAAGCCTCGAGAACACACTCTTCGGAACAGTCATGCCCCTCGACGAAATCCGAGATATTTCCGCATGGGCTAAACTCCAAGACCCACCGGTTCACATGCATCTTGATGGTGCAAGGCTATGGGAGGCTGTTGTCGCGGGCGCAGGTACTCTTGGTCAATTTTGCGAGTGCTTCGACAGCGTTTCATTATGTTTTACCAAGGGTCTGGGAGCACCCATTGGATCTGTGATCGTGGGGAACACAGAGTTCATAACCAGAGCGAGGTGGATGCGTAAGCTTCTCGGTGGTGGACTGCGTCAAACAGGGATAATTTCGGCGCCCATGTGCGTCGCACTCAAGGAAGTGTTCttgggggggaagttgaAACGGTGTCAAGAGAGAGCAAAGTATATTTCCATGATGTGGGAACGTTTAGGTGGGTCTTTGATGAGACCCACGGAGACGAACATGATGTGGATGAATCTCAACGATGGTAAAGTCGACAAGAAAGCATTCCAACGGGTAGCAAAAGAATTGGGGCTCAAGGTGCATGAGAAAGAGCGGTTAGAAGGTCGATTGGTGGTGCATTATCAGATTTCTGACGACGCCATCAAGAAGTTGGAAATTGCGATGAGGGCTGCATTGAATTGTTGA
- a CDS encoding uncharacterized protein (COG:S;~EggNog:ENOG410PNEP) yields the protein MMSTLVPTIIGLNEATKGARDQEESRRAESRSRRCHLVATCEETTGSPTQRQQVHNAKVYLDKDYKIYIIKQPSPSMAPFNGQYYTHPAFGQDNSAGLISMSPEEPPLARWVYLDKETKQLSYGNRKDSEENVCGPFDWTEDEQYVTLEGNERWLAVRLPDDIRREQEYEDLGLDDDTALKGLWRLYFDREGNSLDLPEGTEMMKIRLKRDPVEEEEEDDSF from the exons ATGATGTCAACATTAGTTCCCACTATCATAGGGCTGAACGAAGCTACGAAGGGTGCTCGAGATCAGGAGGAAAGTCGCAGAGCCGAGTCACGATCACGACGATGTCATCTGGTAGCCACTTGCGAGGAAACCACGGGATCGCCGACGCAAAGACAGCAGGTCCACAATGCTAAAGTGTATCTTGACAAGGACTATAAG ATTTACATCATCAAACAACCAAGCCCCAGCATGGCCCCATTCAACGGACAGTACTACACCCACCCAGCTTTCGGACAAGACAACTCGGCCGGTCTAATCTCAATGAGCCCGGAAGAGCCGCCCCTCGCGCGGTGGGTATACCTGGACAAGGAGACAAAGCAATTGAGCTATGGCAACAGAAAGGATAGCGAGGAAAACGTGTGCGGTCCGTTCGACTGGACGGAGGACGAACAATACGTCACTTTGGAAGGGAATGAGCGGTGGCTGGCAGTGCGATTGCCAGATGATATCCGGAGGGAGCAAGAGTACGAGGATCTGGGTTTGGATGATGACACGGCTCTGAAGGGTCTTTGGAGGCTATACTTCGATCGCGAGGGCAATAGTCTGGACCTTCCTGAGGGAacagagatgatgaagatccgTTTGAAACGAGAtccagtggaagaagaagaagaggatgattcTTTCTGA
- a CDS encoding Rieske (2Fe-2S) protein (COG:S;~EggNog:ENOG410PPNV;~InterPro:IPR036922,IPR017941;~PFAM:PF13806,PF00355;~go_function: GO:0051537 - 2 iron, 2 sulfur cluster binding [Evidence IEA];~go_process: GO:0055114 - oxidation-reduction process [Evidence IEA]) encodes MFTFFSRSQTSGGKGGWQRIGLTSDFPDIDSPENNGDCRVTSQCKAFTIPKTPTPGASSAPVEAEIDGPLEDLKDQVLVFKYKGKVHAIDHQCPHSSFPLSQGSLFDIEDFGITLSAGITCPKHDWSFDLFSGQADRGNYKLKVWEVQLRDLSDPKEGGDDEKEVWVRRKQRIG; translated from the exons atgttcaccttcttctcccgatCCCAAACaagcggaggaaaaggcgGCTGGCAGCGCATCGGCCTCACCTCCGACTTCCCGGACATAGACTCTCCGGAGAATAATGGTGACTGCCGGGTAACATCGCAATGCAAGGCTTTTACAATCCCGAAGACACCCACACCGGGCGCAAGCTCCGCCCCGGTTGAAGCGGAGATTGATGGTCCGCTCGAGGATCTGAAAGATCAAGTCCTTGTGTTTAAGTATAAAGGAAAAGTTCATGCTATTGATCAT CAATGCCCGCATTCCTCGTTCCCACTGTCGCAGGGTAGCCTGTTTGACATTGAGGATTTTGGAATCACGCTGAGTGCGGGGATAACGTGCCCTAAGCATGATTGGTCGTTTGATCTGTTTTCGGGGCAGGCGGATCGGGGCAATTACAAGCTCAAGGTTTGGGAGGTGCAGTTGCGGGATCTGTCTGATCCgaaggagggtggggatgatgagaaggaggtttGGGTGAGACGCAAGCAGCGGATTGGGTAA